In the Candidatus Dechloromonas phosphoritropha genome, GACGACGATGCCGGTCACCAGGTTGCCGTACATTTTCCACCAAGTCTTGATGGAGTCTATCTGTTCCTGCTCTTCGAGGTCGTAATGAGCCATGCGCTTATTCCTCTTCGTCCGAATCGATCAATTGCCCGATGATGGCTTCCGCCAGATCATCGACCTTCAGTTTCAACTGCGCGCCACCTTCCTCGCGCAAGGGCTTGAGCTGCGCCTCGCCGGTCGCCGCCTCGTCATCGCCGATGATGACGGCGAAGGTCGCGCCGCTGCCATCGGCCTTCTTCATCTGCGACTTGAAGCTGCCGCCGCCGCAATGCAGCAATACGTCGATACCCTGGTCACGCAGACCTTCGGCAACGCGAAAGGCGAGACGCGCGGCATCGTCACCCTGATGCACCAGATAAACATCGGGCGCCGGGCCGGCCGGTTCGCCGCCAGCCTCCTTGATCAGCGCGATCAGGCGCTCGATGCCCATCGCGAAGCCGCAAGCCGGCGCCGGCTTGCCACCGAGCTGGCCAACCAGTCCGTCGAAGCGCCCGCCAGCACAGACCGTACCCTGGGCACCGAGGCGGTCCGTCACCCACTCGAATACCGTCAGGTTGTAATAATCGAGGCCGCGCACCAGGCGCGGGTTGATCTTGTAGGGCAACCCGGCATCGCGCAGGATGCGCTGCACCCCCTCGAAATGCGCCAGTGACTCGGCGCCGAGAAAATCGATCAACTGCGGCGCGGCGGCGCACAGCTCCTGCAACGCCGGGTTCTTGGTATCGAGGATGCGCAGCGGATTGGTGTACAGGCGGCGCTTGCCGTCTTCGTCGAGCAGATCCGCGTTTTCCTCGAAATAGGTGACCAGTGCCGCGCGGTGCAGCGCGCGCTCCTCCGATTGGCCGAGACTGTTGAGCTGCAGTTCGATGCCATCGAGCCCGAGTTCGCCCCACAAGCGGGCGCCCATCAGGATCATTTCAGCATCGATGTCCGGCCCCGCATAGCCGAGCGCCTCGACGCCAACCTGGTGAAACTGGCGATAGCGCCCCTTTTGCGGGCGCTCGTGGCGGAACATCTGGCCGAGATAATAGAGCCGCGCCGGCTGGCGGGCGATCAGGCTGTGCTCGATCACGGCGCGCACGCAACCGGCCGTACCTTCCGGGCGCAGGGTCAGCGCCTCGCCGTTCAGGCTGTCGAT is a window encoding:
- the hisS gene encoding histidine--tRNA ligase, with the translated sequence MSQALQAVRGMNDILPAEAEFWEQFEEIVRSWLKSYGYRPIRLPIVEPTPLFKRAIGEVTDIVEKEMYSFIDSLNGEALTLRPEGTAGCVRAVIEHSLIARQPARLYYLGQMFRHERPQKGRYRQFHQVGVEALGYAGPDIDAEMILMGARLWGELGLDGIELQLNSLGQSEERALHRAALVTYFEENADLLDEDGKRRLYTNPLRILDTKNPALQELCAAAPQLIDFLGAESLAHFEGVQRILRDAGLPYKINPRLVRGLDYYNLTVFEWVTDRLGAQGTVCAGGRFDGLVGQLGGKPAPACGFAMGIERLIALIKEAGGEPAGPAPDVYLVHQGDDAARLAFRVAEGLRDQGIDVLLHCGGGSFKSQMKKADGSGATFAVIIGDDEAATGEAQLKPLREEGGAQLKLKVDDLAEAIIGQLIDSDEEE